The Equus przewalskii isolate Varuska chromosome 4, EquPr2, whole genome shotgun sequence region GCTGCCCGCGCCTCCGGCTCACTCCTCCTTCTCGTCCCCATGGGTGATGATGTAACACAGGGACTTGTAGTCGATGTTCCCTGCCAGGTCCATGGGCGTCAGGGCAAACATCTGCTCCACCTGGGGGAGGCACTGGGGGAGCTCCTGGCTCCAGGCACAGCCCAgccagggaggcctggggagccGGCGTGTGACCTAAGGGAGACCTATGACCCTTCTCCTTGCCCTCTGGGGCTGCATTTTGGCCCTTAGCCTTTTCAGCCCCAAACCCAAAACTGTGAGTTAATGTTTTTCTGTTGTCCGACTTTGACCAAACTGGCGGGGGAGGCGCGATGAGGGCCATGGGTCAAAGGGCCCACCCTGGCCCTGGGGAtgctcccctctcttctctgtgcCGCCCCCACGCCCGCATGTACAGAACCTCTTCCAGATGCTGAAGGTGCCACTGTGCTCCCACCCCGGCCTTTGCACACATGGCTCTCCCAGCCTGGCACACCCTCCTCCCTTTTTGACTCCACTTTCTTTACCCTCCAGATCTCAACAGAGATGGAACCTCCTCTGGAAAGCTGGCTCTAAGCCCACAAGGGCAACGGGACACCAAGGCCTCCCCAGTGCCCTGTGGGGTGAAGGGCCCTgcaaaggggtgggggagggctgtTGAAAGAGCCAGGAATTCTCACCTCAGCCGGAGAGAATTTGTCTGCCTGGGTCAGGAGAAGCTGCTTGAACCTGGGCGGGTGGGGAGCAGTGGGAGAGCCCGGGTGAGTGGCTGCACAGAGAGGGGGGAGGAAGGCTCCCATGATCCAGGTGACCACCCCCCAAAGAGCAGAGAGGACCCAGAGTACAGGCACCACCCTCACAAGGGGCCTCATCGCCCCGCCTGCTTCCAGCACGGCGCCCATCGTCCCCGCAGCTCCCACTCACTCATCCTTGTTCACTACGCCTTTGCCACTGGGGTCAAACATGCGGAAGGCGCTCAGGATGGCTTCCTCGGGGTCTGTCCCTGGGAGGCCAAGGGCACAGGTGAGCACCCACGTCCCGAGCTCCCCAGCCCCATCCAGGAGGGACCCAGGGTGCAGGGGGAGCCCTCCACGTCCCAGAAGAGGTGGGCTGAGGGTGTTCCCTGATACAAAGTGTCCTTCGGGGCCCAGAGAGACCGAGATGGGCTGTCCTCCTGAGAGGGGCAGGCCTGACTGGGATTCGGGATTTGGGAGTGGAGGCTGAAAGCACCTCTTCCAAACCTGAGTCAGGACTTGGGTGACCAGCGCCCATGGGTCTGGGAAGCAGGGGTGGGCTCCACATCCCCTGGGTGGGCAAGGGCCAGGTGGGGTCCAGGCAGGGTTCAAGCTCGCTGCCTCGCCAGGGGGCTCCAGACCTGCCCCAGGCTCACCGTTGAGCTTCTCTCCGAAGAGCGTGAGGAAGACGGTGAAGTTGATGGGGCCCTTCCCCTCCTGCAGCATGGCGTCCAGCTCCTCTTCTGGGACACTCACCTTCCCTGGTGGGGGTAGGGGCGTGAGATGGACACAGGGACCCTGGGTGTCCACGAGTGCGGCCCagactgccctcccctccttcccaggtAGGGGCAGCTCTGAGTGGCGGAGGAGAGGTGGAAGTTAGGTGTGACTGGGCAGAGGCAGGTGTGAGGAGACGGCAGGCTGGGTGGGAGGCAGGCACCCACCGAGCTGGGAGTAGGTCTCCCGAAGGTCTGACTTGCAGATGATGCCATCCCGGTTCTGGTCGATGCAGCTGAAGGCCTGTGAGGTAGGGGGCCACAGTCTCCAGTTGggagcagcccccaccccagggaaggcagggggtggtgggaggagcaAGGACAGGGGCCAAGACGACTGACCTACAGAGAAGAGGGGTATATGTGGGGTGGGGGCTTCAGGATGGGTCCCAGgctgttgggggtggggcacTCACTTCCTTGAACTCCTGGATCTGGGCTTGCTCGAACATCGAAAAGACGTTGGAAGAGCCACGTTGGGCCTGCTTGGTGGCCCCGGCCTTGCCCCTGGTCCCCGCCTTCCTGCTGGCCTGCAAcactgtgggtggggaggggtcctCTCCCTGGCTCCCCAAAGACCCCGCAGTGCACACCCCCAGAGCATTGCAGGAGAGGCTGCTTCAGAGTCCTCTTCCTGTCCCTGGAGACCACCTCTCTGGGATCAACACAGGCACAGAAATGGCTGGCTCTGCTCCCCCAGCCCAAGGGACCGTATCTGGGAGGCCTCTGGCCTCACATCCCCCCACCTGGCACTCACCATCTTCTCTCTGCGGCAGCCTGGTTGCCACGAGGGGCCCACAGCCCCCTTTATGTCTCAGCCTTATCACCTACAACACCAAATAAGGACAGGAGGAGAGGACAGGCCCAAACTTGGCAGCCCCCGTCTGGGCTGGGGGAAGACAGGGCCCCAAGCAGATTCCAGCCACATTCCTGGTGACCTCTAGGCCCCCAGTCTGTAACATCCGGGTGTCCACCCATTCCGGCAGCACCTCCTGAGAGCAGAGCGGGCTCACAGCTCTCACCACTCTATGTGCTGCTCCCCTCCTCTGACTGTCCCTCCTGCAGGTCCAGCCCAGAACCTGTCCAGTCCAAGAGGACAGCGGGcgcagggctggcctggggccCCCACTGGGCTTGGCAGGGCAGTGGGTGGCACTGAAGTTGGTCTCTGGCCTGAGACCCCCAGGGATTCCCAGAGGTTTTGGTGAAGATGCTTGGCCCTGACCTCTCGCCCCTCTGACCAAGGTGCAAAAAGCAGCCCTGAGCTGGCTGTGACCCCAAACAGAGCCTGCACATGATGCTTTTGGAGCAAGagctctgcctccatccctcGGGAAAGTGGGTCGAGAGTCCCTCATGTGGGGCTCCACCGTGGAGCAAGGGGCCCGGGTGCCCTACACTGTGCCAGAGCAGCAGCCTCATGTCTCCTTGCAGGCCCAGGGCACAGAAGGACTGGAGGAAAGGGGACCTTTCCGCTGGCTGGCCCCCTGAACCTGGCTCTGCCAGGCTGCCCTGTCTGGCTGCCCCGCCACCCGGGAGTGAGGCCAGATCCTGCCAGTTGGTGTGAGGAATGCAGAGAGGTTCTTATCCCTCAGACCCAATGTCCCTTTGGTACAACAAGTAAGTGTTTCATAGCACCTCCTTTGCTCTCCTGAAATGAATTTTATAGGACATATAATTTACCTTcatagagaattttgaaaatcaataCAATGCCCTGATCTGTAACATAAAGGAAAACTAGGAAGTAATCTATATTCAAATGAGATCTGATATGTGAATGCTCAAACATGGGTACATTAGTACCAATAATGAATTGGATGCTTGCGCAAACTTCTGATGCATAATTTAGAGTCGAGAGAACTAAAAAGACTGGAAGCAATTCCATAAGAGACacaccagaaaacaagagaacatCTCAAGGGGGGTTTGACTGCTCAAGATCACAACTTTGGGTTAAGCTCTGAATGAAACGACACAGTTGGTAGTTTCTTTCATTGAAAACTGAGTGGATGCTAAAATCCTACAAATACCCACAGCCCTTATACCCAGAGATAAAGAACACTGGACAAGGCCATGttctaaacttttaaaacttttaattaaaaaaacccacactgTCCCAGGTTGGGCATGGAGAGGTTGGTGTGGCACATGGAGGTCTGGTGAGACGAGAAGCCTGGGTGGGCCCTCCCGGGTGCCCCCAGGCCTGCCtgtgctggggcctgggctccACCTCTTCCAGGGCCCCTGGCTAGGGGCTTTGCATCTCCTGTGAGGGTCCATCCCAGAACCCCAAACCACTCAGGGATGGCACTATGGGAGGGAAAAGGCTGCCATCTCCAGGCTTTGAGTGTAcctgcagcctcccctcccaccctacCCGCTGGTAGCCCAGGCCTAGCTCTAGGTCTGGCTGGCCCCAGggggactggggggggggggtgcctccCCATTTAGGCTGAGTTCCCAGGGAAGACAGGCCGCAGCAGAGGGCACCCGCTTCCCAGAGCTGGGCTGAAAGCTCCGAGAGGCAGGCAGTGCAGAAACGCAACAAAGTCCTGAGTGAGTGACTCCTTTCTGGGTCCTCCATTACAGAAAGAAAGGCAAGGGACATTGGGGGTCTCCATTCGTGCTCATCCAGCCCCCAACCCAGTCAAGGCCCCAGGGCTGTCCCACCAACTGACTCTGAGAGAAGAGGGCTGCCCGGGTCCCACATTCCCCCTGCGGACCTTTCCCCATCTTCTGGAGTGGCAGCAGGGATAGGAGGCATCCATGGTCCTTACAAGGAGAGGCCTCCTGACCCCCCAGGCCGGGAGCATCTGTGGGGAGCACGTTCCCTGGAGCTCAGGTCCAGCACCGGCGCCAGCCTCCTCCTTGCCACGCCGCCTCGGTTCTCACTGGCCCAGCATGCAGGCCTTCTTACAGGCCACCGCGGAGATCAGGGCCGCGCCCCGGCCGCTGCCCTCCTCCGACTCGATGAAGGTGATCTCGCAGTTGGGCGTCAGCCTGCGCACGCTGGCGTGGAACCGCTGCTTGAAGCTGAGCAGGGGGGAAGCAGAGCTGCCGAACCTCCTGCCTGCGCTCCCAGCTGGCCTCCCCCCGCCTCGGGCCCACCCTCCAGAGCCGGTCACGCTCTCTGAAGGCAGCCACAGGGGATAAGCCTAGGGGACCCTTCCCATGGGTGTGAGCCAAGGGGGACGAGAGAGAAGAATCCTTGGGGCCTCAGAGAGGGTCCTTCTCGGCCCGCATTTCCTAAGCGGGGACTGCGGCCCGGCTGTGCCCTCAGGACGCGCTCCCACGACGGGGAGGCGGGGCGCGGCGGGGTGGGCGGATGGCTGCGGGGCGCACCTTGGGTGCAGCTTGTACACCGAGCCGTCTACACCCACGGTGATGCGCATCACGTCCTCCCTGCGGCTCTCGCGCATGCGGTTGATGACGGCCGCCAGCCCCGCGGAGCACATGTGCGCGGCGCGCGTGGACACGCTCTCGCAGGCGCGGCGCACGATGTCGCAGTCCGTGCCCGAGGGCCTCAGCCCCAGCGTGCTCAGGATGTTGTAGATCTGCTTGCGGTCGCCCGAGTCgctgcggggcgggggcgggagggcCGAGGGCGTCGCTGGAGGGTCGGCCCCAGCGGCGACCTCTTCTCCAACCCGTGCCGACCTCACCCAGGTAAAGCGCTTGGGGCTCGGGCTCCGGAGGGGAGCACGTCCGATTCCGCAAGGCACCAGCAGTAACCTGGTCATGACTCCACTGTTTAAGCCCTGGGTATCCGCTCTAAGGTGGGCGACACTGCCGCGCCTCAAGGCTGTTGCGTGGATGAAGTGAGGCGATGTCCGCGGC contains the following coding sequences:
- the MYL7 gene encoding myosin regulatory light chain 2, atrial isoform isoform X3; protein product: MASRKAGTRGKAGATKQAQRGSSNVFSMFEQAQIQEFKEAFSCIDQNRDGIICKSDLRETYSQLGKVSVPEEELDAMLQEGKGPINFTVFLTLFGEKLNGTDPEEAILSAFRMFDPSGKGVVNKDEFKQLLLTQADKFSPAEVEQMFALTPMDLAGNIDYKSLCYIITHGDEKEE
- the MYL7 gene encoding myosin regulatory light chain 2, atrial isoform isoform X2, which encodes MASRKAGTRGKAGATKQAQRGSSNVFSMFEQAQIQEFKEAFSCIDQNRDGIICKSDLRETYSQLGKVSVPEEELDAMLQEGKGPINFTVFLTLFGEKLNGTDPEEAILSAFRMFDPSGKGVVNKDEFKQLLLTQADKFSPAECLPQVEQMFALTPMDLAGNIDYKSLCYIITHGDEKEE
- the MYL7 gene encoding myosin regulatory light chain 2, atrial isoform isoform X1; this encodes MASRKAGTRGKAGATKQAQRGSSNVFSMFEQAQIQEFKEAFSCIDQNRDGIICKSDLRETYSQLGKVSVPEEELDAMLQEGKGPINFTVFLTLFGEKLNGTDPEEAILSAFRMFDPSGKGVVNKDEFKQLLLTQADKFSPAEVTRRLPRPPWLGCAWSQELPQCLPQVEQMFALTPMDLAGNIDYKSLCYIITHGDEKEE
- the GCK gene encoding hexokinase-4 isoform X2 codes for the protein MGELVRLVLLKLVDENLLFHGEASEQLRTRGAFETRLVSQVESDSGDRKQIYNILSTLGLRPSGTDCDIVRRACESVSTRAAHMCSAGLAAVINRMRESRREDVMRITVGVDGSVYKLHPSFKQRFHASVRRLTPNCEITFIESEEGSGRGAALISAVACKKACMLGQ
- the GCK gene encoding hexokinase-4 isoform X3, with the translated sequence MCSAGLAAVINRMRESRREDVMRITVGVDGSVYKLHPSFKQRFHASVRRLTPNCEITFIESEEGSGRGAALISAVACKKACMLGQ